From Pseudopipra pipra isolate bDixPip1 chromosome 9, bDixPip1.hap1, whole genome shotgun sequence, a single genomic window includes:
- the SCYL3 gene encoding protein-associating with the carboxyl-terminal domain of ezrin, with protein sequence MGSENSALKSYTLEEPPFTLPTGHTVCPAVLQDGKRASVFVYKRENEDKVNKAAKHLKTLRHPCLLRFLSCTVEANGIHLVTERVKPLELVLETLSSAEICAGIYDVLLALIFLHDRGNLTHNNVCLSSVFVSEDGHWKLGGMETVCNFSEATPEFLCQVRSVRDQSCIPCEEMSADFKILPSSCGHARDAYAFGTTVENLLTVLNDQVSGDILSSFQQTLRCTLLNPDPKCRPPLSSLLSHEFFRNDFLEVVNFLKTLTLKSEEEKTEFFKFLLDRVAGLSEELIASRLVPLLLNQLVFAEPVAVKSFLPHLLGPKKEQTGESQTSCLLSPALFQAHVIPVLLKLFEVHEEHVRMVLLSHIHAYAELFSREELKNIILPQVLLGLRDTSDSIVAITLHSLAVLVSLLGPEVVVGGERTKIFKSSAPSFMKTADLSPEDSPSHVVSNQRNQTSRPLKSNSSLFPISGNVPVKKLSGRQDNPLALKTGEQGTQPSLNGIPGSMTTLNSRSSLTTSEKPAEEWPDWSEPEETDTEKTVNIQIQPRELQGSVGPYFADHDVDEKPWDDFEPRSPSPKLPSGNCLTVTQDDAVGRPRPLPGTHQLSKEFKSLRLSPPTKSCPGNSWSNDKWDHQDQLEQTVLPKPTSQERLKPSSENGLGEEFTIKVKRKPVQDPELDWFADMIPDIKPSSALLILPEARTEAVDPTPSGASQNVLFSSKFAAADGIEAEATGWGEEEELNWEDDTTW encoded by the exons ATGGGCTCGGAGAACAGCGCTCTGAAGAGCTACACTCTGGAGGAGCCGCCGTTCACGCTGCCCACGGGACACACCGTCTGCCCGGCCGTGCTGCAGGATGGCAAACGCGCCTCCGTGTTCGTGTACAAGCGGGAGAACGAGGATAAGGTTAATAAAGCTGCCAAG CACCTGAAAACCTTGCGCCATCCTTGCCTTCTGCGCTTCCTCTCTTGTACCGTGGAAGCAAATGGGATCCACCTGGTTACAGAGCGGGTGAAGCCTCTGGAGCTGGTCCTGGAGACACTTTCTTCTGCCGAAATCTGCGCAGGGATCTACGATGTGCTGCTGGCACTCATCTTCCTCCATGACAGG GGAAACCTAACACATAACAATGTCTGTTTATCATCCGTGTTTGTGAGTGAGGATGGGCACTGGAAGCTGGGAGGAATGGAAACAGTTTGTAACTTCAGTGAAGCCACCCCAGAG tTCCTCTGTCAGGTCAGGTCCGTACGAGACCAGTCGTGCATCCCCTGCGAGGAGATG tctgcAGATTTCAAAATCCTGCCCAGCAGCTGCGGGCACGCGAGGGATGCCTATGCCTTTGGAACAACAGTTGAAAATCTCCTGACTGTCCTCAATGACCAGG TTTCAGGAGATATTCTCTCCAGCTTCCAGCAAACCTTGCGCTGCACACTGCTAAACCCAGACCCAAAGTGTCGTCCACCACTGTCCAGCTTATTGTCTCACGAGTTCTTCAG GAATGATTTTCTGGAAGTTGTGAATTTTCTGAAGACCTTAACACTAAAgtctgaggaggaaaaaactgAGTTTTTCAA ATTCCTGCTGGACAGGGTGGCTGGCTTGTCAGAGGAGCTGATAGCATCACGGCTGGTGCCTCTTCTACTCAATCAGCTCGTGTTTGCAGAACCTGTAGCTGTCAAGAGTTTTCTTCCTCATCTGCTGGGCCCAAAGAAAG AGCAAACTGGAGAGAGCCAGACCAGCTGCCTCCTGTCACCAGCCTTGTTCCAGGCACACGTgatccctgtgctgctgaagcTGTTTGAGGTTCACGAGGAGCACGTCCGGATGGTGCTGCTGTCCCACATCCACGCCTACGCTGAGCTGTTCTCCCGGGAGGAGTTGAAAAACATCATACTGCCACAG GTGTTGCTGGGCCTTCGAGACACCAGCGACTCCATCGTGGCGATAACGCTGCACAGCCTGGCAGTGCTCGTGTCCCTGCTCGGCCCTGAAGTGGTTGTAGGTGGAGAAAGAACCAAGATTTTCAAAAGCTCTGCGCCAAGTTTCATGAAAACTGCTGATCTCTCCCCAGAAG ATTCCCCCAGTCACGTTGTGAGCAATCAGAGAAATCAAACCTCCCGGCCCTTGAAGAGCAATTCCAGCTTGTTCCCCATCTCTGGAAATGTACCTGTCAAGAAGCTTTCTGGGCGACAAGACAATCCCCTGGCTTTAAAGACAG GTGAGCAAGGCACTCAGCCCTCCCTGAATGGAATTCCTGGAAGCATGACTACACTGAATAGCAGGAGCTCTTTGACTACCTCTGAAAAGCCAGCAGAGGAGTGGCCAGACTGGAGCGAGCCAGAGGAGACAGACACTGAGAAAACTGTGAACATTCAAATTCAGCCCCgagagctgcagggcagtgtgGGACCTTATTTTGCTGATCATGATGTAGATGAGAAGCCCTGGGATGACTTTGAGCCCAGGAGCCCCAGTCCTAAATTGCCCTCAGGGAACTGCCTCACTGTGACACAAGATGATGCAGTCGGAAGGCCGAGGCCTCTGCCAGGTACCCATCAACTGAGCAAGGAATTCAAAAGCCTCAGACTGAGTCCCCCCACAAAGTCCtgccctgggaacagctggagcaATGACAAGTGGGACCACCAGGACCAACTGGAACAAACTGTGCTGCCAAAACCAACCTCTCAGGAAAGGTTGAAGCCTTCATCAGAGAACGGCCTGGGAGAAGAGTTCACGATCAAAGTGAAGAGGAAACCCGTGCAAGACCCTGAGCTGGACTGGTTTGCTGACATGATCCCAGACATTAAACCTTCTTCTGCTCTCCTGATTTTACCTGAGGCCAGAACAGAAGCAGTTGATCCCACTCCCTCGGGTGCCTCCCAGAACGTGCTGTTTTCATCCAAATTTGCAGCAGCTGATGGGATTGAG GCTGAAGCTACGGGCTGGGGTGAAGAAGAGGAGTTGAACTGGGAAGATGATACAACCTGGTAA